One genomic window of Synergistes jonesii includes the following:
- a CDS encoding iron transporter yields MKKSFVAVLVIAMSLMLAGASFAAPAAEKPGESGFVEIPIGEEIQVGPYNVAAVYFQAVDMYPAGKNPSKEDSDMHLEADIHLQPKFAVAYGFGSGENIWPAYLTVKYQIIDKGGKVAKEGSFMPMNADDGPHYGANISKGLKVGAYKLRFIIEPPTDYLLHTDPETGVPAKGDAKNYFKTHTAEFNWNYTGEQLQNK; encoded by the coding sequence GTGAAGAAATCATTTGTTGCAGTACTGGTCATCGCTATGTCGCTGATGCTGGCCGGTGCGTCGTTCGCCGCTCCGGCGGCGGAGAAGCCGGGGGAGAGCGGATTTGTCGAGATACCCATCGGCGAAGAGATCCAGGTAGGCCCGTATAACGTCGCGGCCGTCTATTTCCAGGCCGTCGATATGTACCCCGCCGGCAAGAACCCCTCAAAAGAGGATTCCGATATGCACCTTGAGGCGGACATCCATCTGCAGCCGAAGTTCGCCGTCGCCTATGGCTTCGGCTCCGGCGAGAACATCTGGCCGGCCTACCTGACCGTGAAGTATCAGATAATCGACAAGGGCGGCAAGGTGGCCAAGGAGGGCAGCTTCATGCCTATGAACGCCGACGACGGCCCCCACTACGGCGCCAACATCTCTAAGGGGCTGAAGGTCGGAGCATACAAGCTGCGCTTCATCATCGAGCCCCCGACCGACTACCTGCTTCACACCGACCCTGAGACCGGCGTCCCAGCTAAGGGCGACGCGAAGAACTACTTCAAGACCCACACGGCGGAGTTCAACTGGAACTATACCGGCGAGCAGCTGCAGAACAAGTAG
- a CDS encoding FTR1 family iron permease has product MFKKGNFIKLTKSLAGIALAAIFIVAFCAAQDAAAAAKKRYENWKGVAADMAVEFEEAQKDIQADRYKDAYKHVNDAYFGYYEVQGFEKNVMVAIAAERVNHIEGQFSAIKHVLLGNEESTKEDLLQQVEGLKIKVYKDAMVLDGDIDSSEPDSAGEALYADTGMARPELAARRSGAETAGAKPAESVAPATETAKKKAPASREWVTFLTAFGLLVREGLEAILVIAAIVAYLIKTGNRHMLKGVYGGSLAAILASMVLALILQFAMGEQSGVARELLEGWTMFLAVAVLFYVSNWMLSKADTIAWTSYINEKVQQSIDKKSQWTLIFAAFIAVMREGAELILFYQAAFTAGMSDPKYILYGIGAGILVLAAVWVCFRYFSVKLPLKPFFIFTSILLFLMCISFMGKGVQELTEADVITGRTVIPFMKGFQIEILSIYDRAETLIPQIMLVIAAIWVTLPHLFPKRKKETRQKPAPQR; this is encoded by the coding sequence ATGTTTAAAAAAGGGAATTTCATCAAACTGACAAAATCGCTGGCGGGAATTGCCTTAGCCGCGATTTTTATCGTCGCCTTCTGCGCCGCGCAGGATGCGGCGGCCGCGGCGAAGAAGCGGTATGAGAACTGGAAGGGCGTGGCGGCGGATATGGCCGTAGAGTTCGAGGAGGCCCAGAAGGACATCCAGGCCGACCGCTACAAAGACGCCTACAAACACGTCAACGACGCCTATTTCGGCTACTATGAGGTGCAGGGCTTTGAGAAGAACGTCATGGTGGCCATCGCTGCGGAACGAGTCAACCACATCGAGGGGCAGTTCAGCGCCATCAAACACGTCCTGCTGGGAAATGAAGAAAGCACGAAGGAAGATCTGCTTCAGCAGGTCGAAGGATTAAAGATCAAGGTCTACAAGGATGCGATGGTCTTAGACGGCGACATCGACAGTTCGGAGCCCGACAGCGCCGGCGAGGCCCTCTACGCCGACACGGGCATGGCCAGGCCAGAGCTGGCGGCGCGGCGGAGCGGCGCCGAGACTGCCGGAGCAAAGCCGGCGGAGAGCGTCGCGCCTGCGACGGAGACGGCAAAGAAGAAGGCTCCCGCAAGCCGCGAGTGGGTAACCTTCCTGACGGCCTTCGGCCTGCTGGTACGCGAAGGGCTGGAAGCTATACTCGTCATAGCCGCGATCGTCGCCTATCTTATCAAGACGGGCAACAGACATATGCTAAAGGGCGTCTACGGAGGCTCTTTAGCCGCCATACTGGCCAGCATGGTGCTGGCGCTGATACTTCAGTTCGCGATGGGCGAACAGAGCGGCGTGGCGCGCGAGCTCCTCGAAGGCTGGACCATGTTCCTGGCCGTGGCGGTGCTCTTCTACGTGAGCAACTGGATGCTCTCCAAAGCCGATACAATAGCCTGGACGAGCTATATCAACGAAAAGGTACAGCAGTCGATCGACAAGAAGAGCCAGTGGACGTTGATATTTGCCGCCTTCATCGCCGTCATGCGCGAAGGCGCCGAGCTGATACTCTTCTATCAGGCGGCCTTCACGGCGGGCATGTCTGACCCCAAATATATCCTCTACGGCATCGGGGCCGGCATACTGGTGTTGGCGGCGGTCTGGGTCTGTTTCCGCTACTTCAGCGTCAAGCTGCCGCTGAAGCCTTTCTTCATTTTCACGAGCATCCTGCTCTTCCTGATGTGCATCTCCTTTATGGGCAAGGGCGTACAGGAGCTGACCGAGGCGGATGTGATCACCGGACGGACGGTCATACCCTTCATGAAGGGCTTCCAGATCGAAATCTTGAGCATCTACGACCGGGCCGAGACGCTCATCCCGCAGATCATGCTGGTCATCGCGGCAATATGGGTCACGCTGCCCCACCTCTTCCCCAAGAGGAAGAAGGAGACAAGACAGAAGCCGGCCCCGCAGCGCTAA
- the carB gene encoding carbamoyl-phosphate synthase large subunit: protein MRDAAIKTVLVLGSGPIKIGQAAEFDYAGTQACRALKEEGCRVILLNSNPATIQTDDSVADRVYIRPLLPQVVEEILSEHRPDGVVATLGGQTGLNLCMECERQGMWRRHKCRVLGTQPAAIERAEAREPFRRAMLGAGQPIIASRGISSVAEAQEFALLNPLPLILRPDFTLGGSGNSVVRNIESLVVQTEDALAASPAGRALIERYLEGWHEIEVEVVRDGEGNALAVCGMENIDPMGVHTGDSVVVSPTLTLTDKEWQTLRSAALKIVDVLDIRGACNVQFALAADGSEYDVIEVNPRASRSSALASKATGYPIARMAAKIALGLNLTEMPNPVTGAGSALSEPALDYVAVKVPSWPFDSFPQADPSLGPRMKATGEVLAIGANFAQGIMKAYRSLSRGHALPERAMRSWETRRLWEQVNAPTDLRLEAITELLRRSSSTVEEIARKTNIRRYFIEQLNAIQLAEKYLEEDGAVNGNVASAAKKGFTVSQIARAADISREEALRIIEEEKCTTGYREVDGCAGEFPSGSGYYYGAAGTGDDPHEHKGGGIAVIGSGAIRIAQGVEFDYCCVKAVEALRRRGIRAIMINVNPETVSTDHDISDALYLEPLTADDVTPVLEREEARGVFACFGGQTSLRLGLDLSERGVKLFGPDAEVIEAAEDRGKFSRLLAKMGLPEPEGVDVASIEEARAVGRRLGYPLMVRPSFVIGGVAMKAVYNEEALAAVLCEAFDAVPGQKVMLDRFIAGREFECDAVCDGEDVLIPGIFEHIDPSGIHSGDSIAVFPSFSLTQEQRNGVLDFVKAISKELDVRGLLNVQFVLSGGAFWIIEANPRASRTVPIASKISKLPVVDMAVGVALGERLRDMPYGVGLYGGVRQFGVKVPVFSNDKLPGLDPKLGPRMMSTGESLGIAENLADAIMDGLKGSGWTPPAAGRLLMSVADSEKADAMPVASQYKMLGWEIDATEGTAAYLKKWGVEVDPVGRGELVKQLRAGRWDLVLNIPGGSERHITDGSAIRKHACAVGIPCLHSIAAAWAVAAGLGKEERQL from the coding sequence ATGAGGGACGCTGCGATAAAAACGGTCCTCGTGCTCGGCTCGGGGCCGATAAAGATCGGGCAGGCGGCCGAATTCGACTACGCCGGCACCCAGGCGTGCCGCGCGTTGAAAGAGGAGGGCTGCCGCGTCATACTGCTCAACAGCAACCCGGCCACGATACAGACGGACGATTCCGTCGCCGACCGCGTCTATATACGCCCGCTGCTTCCGCAAGTCGTGGAGGAAATCCTGAGCGAGCATCGCCCCGACGGCGTCGTCGCGACGCTCGGAGGGCAGACGGGGCTCAACCTCTGCATGGAGTGCGAGAGGCAGGGGATGTGGCGGCGGCACAAGTGCCGCGTGCTCGGCACGCAGCCCGCCGCGATAGAACGCGCCGAAGCGCGCGAGCCCTTCCGCCGCGCGATGCTCGGGGCCGGACAGCCGATAATCGCAAGCCGCGGGATTTCGTCGGTCGCCGAGGCGCAGGAATTCGCGCTGCTCAACCCGCTGCCGCTGATTCTCCGTCCGGACTTCACGCTCGGCGGCTCGGGGAATTCCGTCGTAAGGAATATAGAAAGCCTCGTCGTCCAGACGGAGGACGCACTTGCGGCGTCGCCCGCCGGGCGCGCGCTGATAGAGCGCTATCTCGAGGGGTGGCACGAAATAGAGGTCGAAGTCGTCCGCGACGGCGAGGGCAACGCACTCGCCGTCTGCGGCATGGAGAATATCGACCCGATGGGCGTGCACACCGGCGACTCGGTAGTCGTCTCGCCGACGCTGACTCTGACGGATAAAGAGTGGCAGACGCTGCGCAGCGCGGCGCTGAAAATCGTCGACGTCTTAGACATACGCGGTGCCTGCAACGTACAGTTCGCGCTTGCGGCGGACGGCTCGGAGTACGACGTCATAGAGGTGAACCCGCGCGCGAGCCGTTCGAGCGCCTTAGCGAGCAAGGCGACCGGCTATCCCATCGCGCGCATGGCCGCCAAGATAGCGCTGGGGCTGAATTTGACGGAGATGCCAAACCCCGTGACGGGCGCGGGCAGCGCCCTTTCGGAGCCGGCTCTCGACTATGTCGCGGTGAAGGTCCCGTCGTGGCCCTTCGACTCCTTCCCGCAGGCCGACCCGTCGCTCGGCCCGCGCATGAAGGCGACGGGCGAGGTGCTGGCGATAGGAGCGAACTTCGCGCAGGGGATCATGAAGGCTTACCGCTCGCTCTCCCGCGGACACGCGCTGCCGGAGAGGGCGATGCGCTCGTGGGAGACGCGCAGGCTGTGGGAGCAGGTGAACGCGCCGACCGACCTGCGCCTCGAAGCGATAACGGAGCTGCTGCGCCGCAGCTCTTCGACGGTCGAGGAGATAGCGAGGAAAACCAATATACGCAGATATTTTATCGAACAGCTCAACGCGATACAGCTTGCAGAAAAGTATCTCGAAGAGGACGGCGCGGTGAACGGGAACGTCGCAAGCGCCGCGAAGAAGGGCTTCACGGTGAGCCAGATAGCGCGGGCCGCCGACATTTCAAGGGAAGAGGCGCTGCGCATAATAGAGGAAGAAAAGTGCACGACCGGCTACCGTGAGGTCGACGGCTGCGCCGGAGAATTCCCCTCCGGCTCCGGCTACTATTACGGCGCGGCCGGGACGGGAGACGACCCGCACGAGCATAAGGGCGGCGGCATAGCGGTCATAGGCTCCGGAGCGATACGCATCGCGCAGGGAGTCGAATTCGACTACTGTTGCGTCAAGGCGGTCGAAGCGCTGCGCCGCAGGGGCATACGTGCAATAATGATCAACGTGAATCCCGAGACTGTGAGCACGGACCACGACATATCCGACGCGCTTTACCTCGAACCGCTGACGGCCGACGACGTAACGCCGGTGCTGGAGCGCGAGGAGGCACGGGGCGTCTTCGCCTGCTTCGGCGGACAGACTTCACTGCGTCTCGGCCTCGACCTTTCTGAAAGGGGGGTGAAGCTCTTCGGGCCGGACGCGGAGGTCATAGAGGCTGCGGAGGACCGCGGAAAATTTTCGCGGCTGCTCGCGAAGATGGGGCTCCCCGAGCCCGAGGGCGTAGACGTAGCGTCGATCGAGGAGGCGCGCGCGGTCGGCCGCCGTCTCGGCTACCCGCTGATGGTGCGTCCGAGCTTCGTGATCGGCGGCGTCGCGATGAAGGCCGTCTACAACGAGGAGGCGCTCGCCGCGGTTCTGTGCGAAGCGTTCGACGCCGTGCCCGGGCAGAAGGTAATGCTCGACCGCTTCATAGCGGGGCGCGAATTTGAATGCGACGCGGTATGCGACGGAGAGGACGTCCTCATCCCGGGGATTTTCGAACACATAGACCCCTCAGGCATACACTCGGGCGACTCGATAGCGGTCTTCCCGAGCTTTTCGCTGACCCAGGAGCAGCGCAACGGCGTGCTGGATTTCGTGAAAGCCATCTCGAAGGAGCTGGACGTGCGCGGGCTCCTCAACGTACAGTTCGTGCTCAGCGGCGGCGCCTTCTGGATCATCGAGGCGAACCCGCGCGCGAGCCGCACGGTGCCGATAGCCAGCAAAATTTCGAAACTGCCCGTGGTCGACATGGCGGTCGGCGTGGCGCTCGGAGAACGCCTGCGCGACATGCCCTACGGCGTCGGGCTTTACGGCGGTGTGCGGCAGTTCGGCGTCAAGGTGCCGGTCTTTTCGAACGACAAGCTGCCTGGGCTCGACCCTAAGCTTGGCCCGCGCATGATGTCCACCGGCGAGAGCCTGGGAATCGCCGAAAACCTGGCGGACGCGATAATGGACGGGCTCAAGGGCTCCGGCTGGACGCCGCCGGCGGCCGGGCGCCTGCTGATGAGCGTCGCCGACAGCGAAAAGGCCGACGCGATGCCGGTCGCGTCGCAGTATAAAATGCTCGGCTGGGAGATAGACGCAACCGAGGGCACCGCGGCCTATCTCAAAAAGTGGGGCGTCGAGGTCGACCCCGTGGGGCGCGGCGAGCTGGTGAAGCAGCTGCGCGCCGGCCGGTGGGACCTCGTCCTCAACATACCCGGCGGAAGCGAGAGGCACATCACCGACGGCTCGGCGATAAGGAAGCACGCCTGCGCGGTCGGGATACCCTGCCTGCACTCGATAGCGGCGGCATGGGCCGTAGCCGCGGGGCTCGGCAAAGAGGAAAGACAGCTCTGA
- a CDS encoding carbamoyl phosphate synthase small subunit has product MKKKVYLTLADGSVWSGRGEIGSPVEGEAVFTTASCGYPQTLTDPSYNGQIVVFAFPPIGIYGVDKDALESRRVWARAALTTCLDETEEGRFEGLRSWMAEMGCPVISDIDTRGLVLKIRECGSMMGRIDEAPRAPQTKELPATLVSEASCREPISYGEGETTIALMDYGVKENIIRSLVRRGCRVIRFPHGTPAAEVLASGAEGILLSNGPGDPALLNFEAEQISKMLGQKPLLGVCLGNQLLARACGAATKKLPFGHRGANQPVLERATGRGLVTSQNHQYAVDENSLAGTELEVAYSHLGDGTVEGLRHRRFDAASVQFHPEASPGPEDAAYIFDGFIARVKAAKG; this is encoded by the coding sequence ATGAAGAAAAAAGTTTACCTGACTCTCGCCGACGGCTCCGTATGGAGCGGGCGCGGCGAAATCGGCTCGCCCGTCGAGGGGGAGGCGGTCTTCACGACGGCGTCCTGCGGTTATCCGCAGACGCTGACGGACCCCTCCTACAACGGGCAGATCGTCGTCTTTGCCTTTCCGCCGATAGGAATCTACGGCGTGGACAAGGACGCCCTCGAGAGCCGACGAGTCTGGGCGCGCGCGGCCCTCACGACCTGCCTAGACGAGACGGAGGAGGGGCGTTTCGAGGGTCTGCGCTCATGGATGGCCGAGATGGGCTGCCCCGTCATTTCCGATATAGATACCAGGGGGCTGGTTTTAAAAATCCGCGAATGCGGCTCGATGATGGGGCGCATAGACGAGGCGCCCCGCGCGCCGCAGACGAAAGAACTTCCCGCGACGCTCGTCTCGGAAGCGTCGTGCAGGGAGCCGATCTCCTACGGGGAGGGGGAGACGACGATCGCGCTGATGGATTACGGCGTGAAGGAGAATATCATACGCAGCCTTGTAAGGCGCGGCTGCCGCGTGATACGCTTCCCCCACGGCACGCCGGCCGCGGAGGTCCTGGCCTCCGGAGCGGAGGGCATATTGCTTTCAAACGGCCCCGGGGACCCCGCGCTTTTGAACTTCGAGGCCGAACAGATTTCAAAAATGCTCGGGCAGAAGCCGCTGCTCGGCGTCTGCCTCGGCAACCAGCTTCTGGCGCGCGCGTGCGGCGCGGCGACGAAAAAGCTTCCGTTCGGGCACCGCGGCGCAAATCAGCCGGTGCTGGAGAGGGCGACCGGGCGCGGGCTCGTCACCAGCCAGAACCACCAGTACGCCGTGGACGAAAATTCCCTCGCCGGGACGGAGCTCGAAGTCGCCTACAGCCATCTGGGGGACGGCACGGTGGAGGGGCTGCGCCACCGCCGCTTCGACGCGGCTTCCGTGCAGTTCCACCCCGAGGCGTCGCCGGGGCCGGAGGACGCAGCCTATATATTCGACGGCTTCATAGCGCGCGTCAAAGCCGCGAAAGGATAA